Genomic window (Nicotiana sylvestris chromosome 7, ASM39365v2, whole genome shotgun sequence):
AGGGGAATACTATATGGAACACAAAATCAAAAAGTGCATAGCGGGTCATCAAAAAGATATTCAAGGCAAGAAGCTACTTTGAGGTTGCTGGATATACAGAAAATGAGGTGAATATGATGGAGAGATTCTCTATAAGACACATATACAAAGCTATGCATGGGAAGTTTCAGAAGGTGTCATGGAGGAAACTAGTTTGTAATAATCATGGACTACCAAAGTGGATTTTCATACTAAGATTGGCAATACAAGAGATGTTAGCTTCAAAAGAAAAGCTAGCAAGGAGGGGATTATTATAGACAAAACATGCTCACTCtgtcaaaaagaaaatgaaacctTACAACACTTTTTTTTGACTGTGAAGTATCAGCAACTGTATGGTAGCAGCTCCTACAATGGCAAGATATTCAGAGAGCAAAGGGAGATTGGCAGGAAGTGCTGAAGTagggggtgtgcattcgatttattgATTCGATTTttattacttatcgattatcgatttgtacatatgcttatcgttatcgtttcaataaggtttcgattttttcgatttcgatttatcgatttttggggcttatcgattcagTCATCGATTACACCAACaagaaaatttgcgggattccacggaaagtatatcgctataaacatGCCTAACTAAATGTTAAAAATGAAACGGAATGATTAGCAACCCTTCAACTTTTCTGTTTTTGATAACTCTATATTCATTAGCAAAtaagaagaaatcacctagtgctTTTTGCTTCACTAGGATATGAACCTGAAAGCTCTTGGTCatagtgactattttttaatgactttgtaAACGCtagttatttttcaattaccGATTTGAAAACTGGCcagcccgtgctattttcacaAATTTCGGGGCATTAGAGAATGCAACATGCAACTCCTTAAGAAAATTTTTGATTCATGTAATCTCCATTTGGCAGCAGCTAAATTAACGCTAGATATTTTGACTCAGTAGTCGCTCTAGCAACGTTGTGATGGCTTTTTGGAACTCTAGGACACTAGCTTAGGTCCAAACATATAACTATGGGTAGACCTGTGACATCTGAAGAGCTTTTTGCCCAATCTGCAATAAGAAGTCCCAATGATGGGCAGACCTGAGGAAGGTCATTAGCGAGCCAAGAATACATGTAACAGTAACACCGCTCTCCTCATTTTGGTTTTTTCTGCGTTTGCCATGAATGGGACATGCCATATATAGTTGTTAATATTTGAGATTTCTCCTTTTAGTTTGCATCCATTACTCTTTTATGCTTTAACGGAAACACTCTTTCCTACCTTCACCAGTTAAGAataaggtctgtgtacactctACCTTCCCTAGACTTCATCTGTGGGATTATATTGagtttgttgttattattgttgtactCTTTACCCATCTTAAATACCCGACCAATATTTTATGCAAAAAATTTATTTGAACTGTAGTTAATACATATCATTTTGTTCATGTGGCCTGAGTAGAACTAACTTACGAATTTATTCAGGTACCTAATTACATATTTACAAACTAAATGAAAGTGTATAAGTTAACAGAATTAATAGTTAAAGTATTTAAAGGAAATTCCAGAAAATGATAGTGATCAAACAAAAACTGTGAAAGGTCGgagttggtttttttttttttttttttttttgggggggggggtggttAAAGGATGGGGGCGGGGGGAAGAAGAGGGGGAGTTGACAATGGAAGACAGGAATTGATCAGatgctttttctttctcttttcagaCAAAAAGTACGTAGTGTCTCTAATCTTCTGTAGACGACTTCTGCGAATACCCATAGCTGTTGTTTGTAGTGAATTATCACAATCATGGGTTCAACGATATAAGTGGAAAATTTTATTTAGTGTCTTATAAAGCTGACACTAGTTGTATAAGataacttttttgtctcacagttttgtggacccaaAAGTATAAGATTgaggtccacaaatttgtgagacaaaaaagagtCTCATACAattagtgtcagttgtatgagacacaaaataaaacttctcgatATAAGCCATTCATGCCAGCCGTGCATTGTACTCTATAAAATGTGAATATATGTATTTATCTATcaatatctatctatattattataaaagcacgaataatttAGCTAAATGTTGAATGACTAAAATATCCTTTAAACGTTAGTTGACTTTTATAACCTTAAGTATATGTATAATTTAAGGATATTATTGTAAATAGCCTAACGTTGAAATTCTTTTTCGGTTGTAAATTGGGAACTAAATTTCTAGATTAAATCGGACAGCTTGGGATTCAAAGCTTTAAGGAATAAAAAAAGTACGTTAACAATATCGATTTCCTCCTTCCAAACGTTTTTTGTTCTCAGCGTTAATTTACTTTGACGAATAATACTTTAAAGtactttttatttattattttaatacgAAAGTTTAAACTTCTAAGTAGAGGAAAGCAAGAAAAGCTGAGGAATATTGTGTAGCTTGGAAAAATTACGTTTGAAAGACAACTTTTAATTATTTATCATAAAAAACCATACACATGAGACATGTTTATTTATATAGATTTTAGTTCAGTCTTTTCTTAAACCATAGTAGGAcatttattttaacaaaaaatgATATTTTcccccgtttcaatttatgtaaaTTCAATTGACTGGATacggagtttaaaaaaaaaagagaaaacttttaaatttgtggtgtaaaatgagacagatatattttgtgtggctataaatcattgcattaaggtaaattatttttaaataaggAAAATGGTCATTCTTTTTTACATGGACAAAaaaaaataagttcacataaattaaaacagagAAAGTTTACTAATAAAGAACAATTTGATAAGACTCGAATTTAATATCATAGCTGGAAGGGGAAAAAAGAAATAGTGGTGATCAATTAATTTATGAGAGTATGAATGGTAAAACGTCTAAATAAATTGCAAAGCCAACATAGTTGATATATTCAGAGACTAAAAGTTTTACCTCCTTCAAATTGTAGAAAGACACAACATATAGCAAATTCTTATGGTTCACTCTGTCAAGTCTTCTCATATGCACGATCTTTATCCATTTTTCGTATAAGTAACTAAAAATGTAATAGTGATAAAAAGTTGATTAATTAAAAGTAACATTTTTAATATGATAAGTTGCACGAGATTAACACTTTTGTGGTAACAAGTATATTCACATATCTTAGATTAATTATTGGGCGTGGTTATTATTACGTGCGAGGCACCTACGTAGAGATTATTATTAAtgctatattaaaagcacgaaggcccttagcgaaatgtcgttcgccttttttaccctcttAAAATATAGTTtatactagacaaaatagtcatttaattattttcctaaaattgaattatttaaaatcaactaaaattatggctattaaatctttccttattagaATAATGTAGgaactcctaatatttaggaaattAAAGTTATTGAGTAAAATTATACTtacaaaaatacttttcttaGCAATAATTTTGCAAAGTAAACTATATTAAAAGTTGAACTTTTAAGttaattatttaaaacacgtAATATTAACCATATTAAAAGTTATATTAGATGTTAAACTCTTTGCATTATACAAGACTTCTTAGATCAGCTAATAttgtttttttgtgattttttaaacGTGAGTATTTTTTaggagtttgaaattttaaaatattttgatcATTAACTCTTTCTTTATTTAAACTAAGTAAAAACTACTAATATGTACCAACTCAAAATATATGTAAATCCCTAGCCCAACATTTTGAACTTTATAATATTTCTAATATACTACTTGCCAAGTTAACCCATTCATATCAACCACTCAATTCTCtcttccttttctaatttcataaTGCTTATGAATGTCCTTTATAATATTTGGTGATGAAAAGTTAATGATATAAAGGTTAAACCTCAAGGTCTTTAAAATTGCATTCTTCCCAAACTCATGAAAAAGAATGAGGAATAAGAAGATTTGTCCAAAAAGAGAATTTACTAACACAACTCTAAAGTTACATGATAATTTTATCACATTAATAATCTCGAACTTATAGTAAAAAATATTTCAGATTTTAAACGAGAAATAACGAGACGTGGTCAATAAGAGTCAATTGCactaataattttgaaaatacaacTGTCCAAAGTAAAATGTTATATCGATATTTTACcctttgaaaataattttttattggataaaattataattacagttaaatataaaattttggatgagttcatactaagaatttgaataaaaataaattactttttaaaaaataaataattaagttCTTAGAACTAATAGCAAAATAAATTCAATTCACTTCTTTTTAAAACTATTCatatacaaaaaattatttttcaagttgatAAAACTCATATGGTACATATATTTTAATTTTCATAAGAAAGATACCGGCGTAAAGAAAAATTAGAGATAGAGAAAAATTGATTATATCAAGTTGGTTAAGTGCAAATTTGAAGCGATAAGGATAAAATATTAAAAGACAAAATATATTCTAAATGAGTTGTATTTTTTCTCCTTCATTCAGTATTATAAAGAGTGACAACtccctatattttttatatattatttcttGTAAAATATTAACTCAATATTGGCGGAGCAAACGAGAAAACAAGAATAATAAAGCATTCGATGACTAATGTGATGACATAttacttttttttctatttttttatttacaACCCAAACATATTATGTAGTATATATAAGAAAGATAGAGAGAGATTTTTTTCCAAAATCGTATATTTATGAATATAggatacacgcgcaaagcgcgtatcCTAGGACTAGTTTAGATTAAAAACTTGAATAAGTTATATGTTGGGATTATAATATGAGAACTATAATacttgaaataaaatataatgaaATTATTCAATGTATATATGTTTTGTTCATTAAATTAAATTCGAAATGAGATATACATGGTATAATATGAAATATGTATTTGATTTTACACTTTTAATAAACTTACATAAACTTTTACTTCCAATTTCAACCTTGACTTTCTTAAAATTTTTGGGAGAAAAGCTTTGGAgaagaacaaataacaacaacaacgaacCCAGTGTATTCTCATAAATAGGGTCTAgcgagggtagtgtgtatgcagaccttatccctaccttatAAAGATAAataggctgtttccgatagaccctcggctcaaggagAGAAGAACAAATATATTGGGAATATAAGCTTGATGTTAATAATCGCGGAATTGTTATTTTACATATAGTGCGATAGGGGAATCTTAGTAGTCCAATTAGGTGAAATTTTCATCTTGTTGGTGAGAGTTCGATTTCCACCTTGTAATTCCCTCCCCTTTTTCTCCCTCATGTATCGAAAAAAAACATAGAGTGCGATATAAAAATAATGTAGTACAGTTGTTGTATAACAGTTCTGGGATTGCAAATCTCGGAATATAAATTCTATCAAACATGGGATACAATAATTTCAAATTTTCCTCCGGGATATAATCACACAgttcatttttttgtttgttgGAAAATTCCCGGGGAAACCCGTAGCAACTAACCTTCGAGTGCGCACTAGGTAACCTACTCAATAACTTGCAAACCATACAGAAGATGTAAACAACACTAGGCACGCCCGGTGCGACGAGCTCTGAGCTCAGGACGAGCTCTGAGTTTTACCTATTATGCTCTTTAATCTAACAGTTCAAAGTCGAAGTAGCTCACCAAATTAGCAAGATTCAGTATTCATCTCTGTGACATCATAAATAAATTTTAGATGTCTGGTTGTACTTTTGGCTAATTATCATTCAATCATAAGTGCTTTACCCAACTTATAACATTAATTCGGCTTTTGTATCAGTTAGCAGAATCAAGAAACACAAGTACTATATATTGTTTCCAAATAAAGAAGAACTTGAATAGAAAAATGGTTGCTGATAAGATCTATGAATAGTAAGACGAGAAAGTAAGCACTAAGAAATTGTTCAATTAATATATAAAttagtatcctcacaactagaTAGAAGTAGTAAGTAAGTCAAGTGGCAAACTTTCTTGTTTTCACCTTGTTCAAATCTATCATTATGATCTTACAACGATCATCACCACACAAAAGCatatttaaattattaaaaaatttcACGATTAATTGGCTCACTCTCACTCTTACTAACACTAATAACATCTCACATTTCTTACTAATTATAACCTCAAACTCAAACTTCACACTGTTGATTTATTAGTGCTACTCCCATCTAAGGCTAGCTATAAATTAAAACTCAAGAAATTCTTAACTTATTATTGGAAAGGAAAAGGCTAATGGAGACAAATAATTAATTAACCATGAACAAGGCCACTAGAGAGTGCCATTAGGAGGATTGCTGCCTCTTTTTCGTCTTGTGGGAAAATTTGGTGCAAGGCCAAATTGTTGCTCAACTTAATCAAGAAATCCTCGAAATTACCAAGCTTCTTTGGTGCAGTATTACTAGAGGAGGATGGACCAAATTTGCACCTTTTCTTGTAGGGTAATGTAACATTAACGTTTGTAATCTTCTCCTTGTGTAAGTGTTTCACCTTTTTCTTCATTGAAGATGATGATGTTTCAGTTGTGAGAGTTTCTCCATTCGCTGCTGCTGCTGCCATGGCTCTTCTTGCCTTCCTTTGTCGGATCCCACATGCGTTGCACAGTGTCTGCACCACATGTAATATCAAGATTTCAGTACCAATTTTGATTAACATGAGCAAAATGGAAAAAGAACGGTGATCATTTCATAGAAAATTAAACTATCTAGCACACttaattacttaattatattatgtCATGTAGTAAGTTGATTTCTTTTTCATACACCTAAAGCCTATAGGCAGGGACGAAGCTACATTCACTTAAGGGTTGGCCACCCTTCTTTGAAAAATTATACggtatatataggtaaaatattaaattttatagGTATATAACTTATATAGAACACCCTTTATCGGCAATTTTTTTTCACTTCGTTCAAGTATGAACACCCTTCGAAAATTCCTGGCTTCGTTAGTGCCTATAGATCACTATAGTTCAAGCCGTTGAAgtagccactaatgcttgcattaggataAACCATCTACATCACACCCTTGCGGTGCAGCCTTCCTAAAATCCTGCGTGAACGCAGGATGCCTTGTGTACTGACCACCGGGTTGCCCTTGAACACCAAAAGCATGGAAAACTTTTTATGGATGACAATAAGATTTGAACCCAAGACTTTGGCTTGCTTTGATACAATGTTAAATATGTGTATGATCATCTCATCCAAAACTTCAAGTTATTAGAGATAATATACTTTTAATTAGTACTTAATTATATTATGTCTCAACAAAACATATTcattaaaagaaagaaatgatGAATTACCTTAGGTCCTTTAGGACCACTTCTCCAAAGAGGGGTCTTAGTAGTGTTACAATCAGCACAAACCCTAATAGggatattattattactattattggAGCTGTTGCTGCTGTAATCAGTACTTTCTAAAGGATATGATGGCTGCTGCTTCTGATCTTCCAACTTCAGTTTGATGTAAGTATTATTTGTGGTCTTTTCCATTCTTGCCCCATCCGAGGTGTTTATCTTTGAAGACATCCACTTGACTGGATCTTTCTCGTTTTGATTCTCATGATACTTGTCTTCTCTCTTCCACAAGGTCAGTTTGAGGCCACTCCCCACCTTGTTTTTCTTCTCTACATCATATGATCCACCTTCATTATCCCCCTATAATCCACAAAGAAAGCACAGTCAACATTAATTACTTACTAATTACCGTAAGAACAAATTAAAATCCAAGTGATCTTGGAAAAAATTATCGTATTTGTATAATTTTTTTGTGTGGATATAGTAACATGATCCAACATGAGAAAGAAAAACACCCTTTTCTTGTATATACCTCAGGTTGGTGCGGTGGCGTATAATATTCATCATGATGATAATATCCCGTTTGATTCTGATTAGTAGTTGAGTTGAAGAAAAACTGATATGGCGACGAGTAAGAAGATGCGGAAGAAGGCTGATAGTTATTATAAGGGCTAACAAGAGAATGGTTTAGATCATAATCCTCATTATTAAGCACAAAAGgaaaaggaggaggaggagtagAATTAGTTATGTGATCAGTTGGAGTCATTGGAAagggaaaacaaagaagaaagatGAAAGAAGAAGAGTTTCTTCTTATGAGATAGGAGATCAGCGatcaagaaatggtggagggagTCTTAAAAGAGTTAAATGAGGAAAGATTTTAAAGTCTTTGCCAGGAGGtgcaaaggaaaaggaaaaggtaAAGGGCTCGTACTTAGCCAAAGATTTTGGGTTCGAGCTCTAGGTATATAATTATCTTTGTTGGGTATAGTAGCTGAGTTGATGCACAGTTCGAGAGTGACCTTTCTAGTTAATAGCTGTTGTTTATTCACGGTAACTTGGGATCTTATATTTCTATTTAGATAtattcaaacagatgatgtattttctTATCAGTATTATATTTCTATAACAATCTACCGTCGTAAGGTAGGGGTAAAGTTTGCGTACATTCTACCCTCCTTAGGCTCCACTTTGTGGGATTACAcagggtttgttgttgttgtattcctattcttagttgctcatgacttgtgacaccagttcttggggtAGTTTGTGTTAAAATTCGCATCCTTATTTCATTATTAATTTGATGATCTTCAATTTGTGTGTTATATCTTATGTTATTTGGTTCACCTAACGGGTTGGTTAGGTGCTATCACAATTTAGTAAGATTTAGGTCATAACAAAGCTACTCTGCCTTTCGTCGCGACTTTATATTTAGTCGAATCCTAATGTAAGTACCGGACACTGgtagaaaaccaaaaaaaaaagaaggaaaagctGAGGAAGAAAGAGGAAGGGGGGTTAGACATTCACGTGACTTCATGGACAACTAAACAAGTTAAAAGAGGACAAATTTACCAAAAGGAGAGAAGAGGAGCAGAATACTACCACACGACCAAATGACTGATCAACCCTATCTTCAAAAGTTTAGTCATCCCCAATATTAATCCCCAGATCCCAAGTTAATTGCAGGTTTTTAATACTACCTAATTACATCTCTGGAAACGTTATTTTTAATGCGGATTTAAGTTATTATACTAACCGCATAAGATGTTATCCATTAATGTTTATCATGAAGAATACTGTCTGTAATTACTCATAAGTCATTTGATTGTACAAAATATTTTACATAGAATTGACCTCTAACCTATGCTAGCCACACGTAGCATTCACATGTACTCCTCATATTTTCAGATGATCGTCTACCaagtcttcttttttttcatttttagggtTTCCTTCGTGCTGGAAATTAATTAGGTGGTCCAATAATTTCTGATACAAATATTTCTTAGGGACTACTTTACAGCAGTAGGCGAATCCTTCCATAAAGTGATATGCAATAGGTTAAAGCAAAACCTACCCTTGAGAGAAGAATAGCGACTAGAAATTAAAATGTCTGTAGACTGTAGTATATCTGCAATAGGTTGAAGTGAAAGACCTGCAATAAAACGACCCAAGACTCTTCTATCTCCTACTTACTCTTGATAAAGACCTGCAATTTGTGTGAACTGGTTGTCAAATAATTTGGGTCATTTTAGATAAGAGTTTAACTTGTGTTATACGATTGTGTCACCTTTACCTGTTGTTACTGGTAATTTGCTTCATTTCAAGAGTACAAATCTCACTTTTTATGAAGGACTACATGTTAATATTTTTTGGATGACCTGATAATGTAATTTCTTTTAACATTATAAGGGTATAGTATAAGTTAAACTCGTTAAAAGAAATTTTTGCATTGTCGTCTATAGATCACCTTAACCTGTCTAATTTTAAAGATTACAAATTTTACTTTTTATGAACGACTTGCATATGTTCCGCTAgcttacattagggtgattaagggaGCTAAGATACGGGTTAGGACAGTGGGAGGTGACTTGGAGCATTTTTCGATTtgggttacaccaaggatctgcgctctgctcgttcttattttttatgAGACGCAAGGCAGTGCTAACgagaggttggaggtttggagacagacccttgagtctaaaggtttcaagttgagtaggactaaaacagaatacttggagtgcaagttcaacgATGTGACAGGAGAAGCGAGCATGGATATGAGGCTTGActcacaagtcatccccaagaggagaagtttcaagtaccttgggtccgTTATCTAGGGGGTgtggagattgacgaggatgtcacgcaCCGTATAGGGGTAGGGTAGATGAAATTGAGGTTATCATCTGGTATCTTGTGTGACAAGAATATGCAACCTGAAatttaaaggtaagttctatagagtgATGGTTAGACCAGCCATGCTATgtggggcagagtgttggccagtcaagaattcacatacccagaagatgaaagtagcataaATGAAGATGTTGAGATGGACGTGAGGGCACACTAGgttagataagattaggaatgaagatattcgagtgAAGGTGGGTGTGACTCCCACGAAAgataagatgcgggaagcaaaacttagatggttcgggcacgtgtgGAGGAGAAATCTAGATGCCCCGATAAGGAGGTATGTGTGGTTGGATTTGGCAGGTATGAGAAGAGGTGGATAACGTCCTAAGAAGTAATGGAAGAGGTGATAAGGCAAGACATGACACgacttcagattttcgaggacataaTCCTTGATAAAAAGGTgtagaggtcgagcattagggttgaaGGTTAGGGGTAGttgagcatttttataatttgtaCTAGGTGTGAGGCTAGTTTGATAGTGTTTTATTTTAGATTGCTAGTGGTTCATATTATGTTCGcactattttttcattttcatagTACCATGCCATTATTACTGGTTGTTATTGCTTTTCCATCTATTTTCTGGTTCTTACGATGCTGGTATTATCTTTCTGACTTTTGTTGTTCTTACTGATGTATTGTCTATTCTCGTCTATTTGAGGCGAGGGTTTATCGAAAACAGCCTCACTATCCCTCCAGGGTATGGGTGAGGTCTGCAAATACAATATCCTCCCCATACCTTACTTATGGAATTTTACTGGGTAGTTATTGTTGTTATGAACTACTTGCATGTAAACATCTCTTGGGTATATTAGTTAAGCTCTTTAAGATTTCATTTGTATGTAGCACAAGTAAATTAAGGTTTAATCtatttgaccaaaaaatataAACTTTCGGTTAAACTATTAAATTTTATGTAATGAGGGGTTAAAGTTAATCAATAATAATATCTCTAGATATAGAACTTGACAGCATAGATAAGATAGGATAAAGTCAGTGAGAGATTGAAGGTAACACACATTTAATATTCCAACAGGTTTGAGCAATAATGGAGGAATAACTAGCAATAAATAACAATAAGTGGAATTTATGTAAATAGggagaatgattcacccaatGATGAGTGAGATAGATGATTGTTCCtcctgacaatgatgaatgatagACAAATCCTAGAATGTTTGAACTATTCTTGGATCTTATGGAAAAACATAAAATAATGTAAGTAAGAATCTTGATGAAAAGGTAAAGTTTGTATCTTTGCTAGAGAGAGAGAATCTTATTCTAAAAAGTGTTCTTGTTAAGTGAATATTACATGTCTTACACCATTGtctcttttctatttatatgaaACATATCCCTAACAAACCCTAAAAGTACAAGTGCAGAGAATATTCAATAGAATATTCTCTTTACTATCCTATAACAAAAATTAACCGTTATTATTCTGTCTTTGGTGCTCGACCTTGGTCGTTGTTGACAGTCCGACCACAAATATCACTACTTCCTGGTCGACCTCGACCAATCCTTGCCTTAATGCCACTTTATGCTAAATTTCCTTAGGGTAGATTTTGGCCTATATAGTTAGTCCTTCCGCTTATTTAGGCCGACCCTGGATGGCCTTGATGAGCGGACCCTGTTTGTCATGGTCAAGATATTTGGATGAGCAAGTCGAGTAGTGGAGTTTCAGACGAGGTGACAACGTGACCTTTCGTGAGCCGCAACCTTTGGGGTCACATTGCTTTAAAGTGACATCATGTGTCATTATTACACATTTTCCCAATGCCTTGCATCGTTTCTCGTGCCTCTGCTATTTTGATACCTGCACTGGGTAATGATGGTTTGATTTCTCGATCCTGATGCTTGAACTCTTATAATAGGGATATGAAACCATTCATTTATGTTTTGCACTCTTAATATCGAATCTCTGTGTCTTCTTCTCCATTCTTCATATAGAGTTCTTGTCCTCTTTACTTCACTATTATGTATCTGCTTTCCCTGATTCCAGTGATACCAACTGCTCACAACCCTGCTGAACTTACAACATCCTCTCTAAAAAAATTGGTTAACGTATCTTCTAGTTCTGGCATGGCAACTGACCCTATCCCTTTGGTGGTGCGTATGCCTTCTCATGATAATAGTATTTCTGTTGCCATTGAAGACAAGAATTTTCCTACGGTGGAGGAAATAATCCCTCATAGTGAAAAAGATAGGTCCGACTTTTCGAAGGTGCCTGAGGATGATCCTGAGATCTCGGAGTCATTGATGAAAGAGGCTAATCTCGCTGAGTTTAGGGCAAAGTTCAAAATTCCTGCCCATATCGATCTAATTCCAGCAGAGCGCGATATGGTACAAATACACCACCCTGGGTATTGCTCTTTCTACACGTACCCTTTCTATGTTGACTATTCCTTTCCTATTCTCCCATTGGCGGAGGAATTCTATCGCTATTACAGGGTTTGCCCGACCCAACTTTCTCCATAAAACTACAAGATTATCTGCATGCTTATAAAATATGCGGAATTAGCTGGGGTCGGGGTATCACTTCGCCACTTGATGCATCTCTTTGCCCCTAGTTTCCATAGGGGGACGATGTTACACCTTCGCCACCGAGGAAGTAAatgtttggtggtgaagatggacgataaggcaaatcatcaattttggctcAACTACTTTTTATCAAAACCGAGGACGTGGTGGCCAATGCGAGCGGGTTCCCTGAGGCTTGGAATTATGCCCGTAAGtatctctttcttttttccttatcAAGCATTTGTTTTGCCAGTTTTAGTCGtgttttgtgatgacccaaaaggtcatcactcattttgaaagtaatttctATCCCGAGGCCTTGAATCTAACCTCTTATTGCGTGAACAGTCCGGGCGCATTtctgaaaagcttttatgtgaaaactaagtaaaataaggaaattaacttttaaaatttaataaagttGAATTTGGTCAACATTcatggtaaacggacccggacccatgatacGACGGTCCTATAGGGTCCATAGTACAATTtgaaacttgggcgtatgtccggaatcgaatttcgaggtctcaatcccgagaaataaatttttaaagaaaattattttctggaaaatataaaggcttacAGAAGTGAATTAATGcaatttcttgatggtatcgggcccgtatcttggttccggagcccgatacaagTTTAAAATGATAAATTGGTTGAATCTAtggaatttggtaagaatcggaagtggtttggtataaaacggacctatagttgagagaaaata
Coding sequences:
- the LOC104219466 gene encoding putative GATA transcription factor 22, which translates into the protein MTPTDHITNSTPPPPFPFVLNNEDYDLNHSLVSPYNNYQPSSASSYSSPYQFFFNSTTNQNQTGYYHHDEYYTPPHQPEGDNEGGSYDVEKKNKVGSGLKLTLWKREDKYHENQNEKDPVKWMSSKINTSDGARMEKTTNNTYIKLKLEDQKQQPSYPLESTDYSSNSSNNSNNNIPIRVCADCNTTKTPLWRSGPKGPKTLCNACGIRQRKARRAMAAAAANGETLTTETSSSSMKKKVKHLHKEKITNVNVTLPYKKRCKFGPSSSSNTAPKKLGNFEDFLIKLSNNLALHQIFPQDEKEAAILLMALSSGLVHG